A genomic region of Candidatus Methylomirabilota bacterium contains the following coding sequences:
- a CDS encoding AMP-binding protein yields MTRATAAAAKGGGRPPAAPPDALDPSLDTFPKLVVDNARRFGGKVAVREKDLGIWQAYTWSQYLAEARLIALGLATLGFARGDKTAIVGDNRPALYWAMLATQALGGVAVPLYQDSIEKEMQFIVDHAEARFAVVEDQEQVDKLLHVRAQCPRLEYIIYDDPRGLRHYTDACLLSLTELKARGEALDREQPGYFERELAAGRADDVAIFCYTSGTTGQPKGTMLTHRNLILTARNAAVLEGLRSDEEVMAYLPVAWVGDHLFSYAQSVVVGFAINCPESQDTVLQDLREIGPTYFFAPPRIWENLLTSVMIRVDDAWAPKRAMVRSFLELARRIEQARLAHRPPGLLDRLLAPLGGLLVYGPLRDNLGMRRIRTAYTAGEAIGPELLEFYRSLGVNVKQVYGMTESSALISIQRNGDVKLDTVGTPLPGVEIRIAESGEVLFRSPGMFRGYYKNEAATAQTLENGWVHTGDAGVVDRDGHLKIIDRARDVGRLSGGTLFAPKYLENKLKFSPFIKEAVCVGDGRPFVVALLNIDLAAVGNWAERRNLAYTSYADLAQKSEVYELVREAVGRVNASLAEDGELAGAQIRKFLLLHKELDADDQEITRTRKVRRGFIAQKYAALIEGLYSGVAHVNVEAQVTYEDGRVGTVRADVRIADAVVAGA; encoded by the coding sequence ATGACACGCGCGACGGCCGCAGCCGCGAAGGGTGGCGGCCGTCCACCTGCTGCGCCGCCTGACGCGCTCGACCCCTCGCTCGACACCTTCCCCAAGCTCGTCGTCGACAATGCGCGCCGCTTCGGCGGCAAGGTCGCGGTGCGCGAGAAGGACCTCGGGATCTGGCAGGCCTACACCTGGAGCCAGTACCTGGCGGAAGCGCGCCTGATCGCGCTGGGGCTGGCCACGCTCGGCTTCGCCCGCGGCGACAAGACCGCAATCGTGGGTGACAATCGTCCAGCGCTCTACTGGGCGATGCTGGCCACGCAGGCGCTCGGCGGCGTGGCCGTGCCGCTGTATCAGGACTCGATCGAGAAGGAGATGCAGTTCATCGTGGACCACGCGGAGGCGCGGTTCGCGGTGGTGGAGGATCAGGAGCAGGTCGACAAGCTCCTGCACGTCCGCGCGCAGTGCCCGCGCCTCGAGTACATCATCTACGACGACCCGCGCGGGCTGCGCCACTACACGGACGCCTGCCTCCTGAGCCTCACCGAGCTCAAGGCGCGCGGCGAGGCGCTCGACCGCGAGCAGCCCGGTTACTTCGAACGTGAGCTCGCGGCGGGGCGGGCCGACGACGTCGCGATCTTCTGCTACACGTCCGGCACCACCGGCCAGCCCAAGGGCACCATGCTCACGCACCGGAACCTCATCCTCACCGCGCGCAACGCGGCGGTGCTCGAGGGACTGCGGTCGGACGAAGAGGTGATGGCGTACCTCCCCGTGGCCTGGGTGGGGGATCACCTGTTCTCCTACGCGCAGTCGGTGGTGGTGGGCTTCGCCATCAATTGTCCGGAGAGCCAGGACACCGTGCTCCAGGACCTCAGGGAGATCGGGCCGACCTACTTCTTCGCGCCGCCCCGTATCTGGGAGAATCTCCTCACCTCGGTCATGATCCGCGTGGACGACGCGTGGGCGCCAAAGCGTGCGATGGTGCGTTCGTTCCTGGAGCTGGCGCGGCGTATCGAGCAGGCGCGACTCGCCCACCGGCCGCCCGGCCTCCTCGACCGGCTCCTGGCCCCCCTGGGCGGGCTGCTCGTCTACGGCCCGCTGCGCGATAATCTCGGGATGCGCCGGATCCGTACTGCCTACACCGCGGGTGAGGCCATCGGGCCCGAGCTCCTCGAGTTCTACCGCTCACTCGGGGTGAACGTGAAGCAGGTCTACGGGATGACGGAGTCGAGCGCGCTGATCTCCATTCAGCGGAACGGCGACGTGAAGCTCGACACCGTGGGCACGCCGCTTCCTGGGGTCGAGATCCGGATCGCGGAGTCCGGGGAGGTGCTGTTTCGGAGCCCGGGGATGTTCCGTGGCTACTACAAGAACGAGGCGGCCACCGCCCAGACCCTCGAGAACGGCTGGGTGCATACCGGTGACGCGGGCGTCGTCGACCGCGATGGGCATCTCAAGATCATCGACCGCGCGCGCGACGTGGGCCGGCTCTCCGGGGGTACGCTCTTCGCGCCGAAGTACCTCGAGAACAAGCTCAAGTTCTCGCCCTTCATCAAGGAGGCAGTGTGCGTCGGGGACGGGCGGCCCTTCGTGGTCGCCCTTCTCAACATCGATCTCGCCGCGGTGGGGAACTGGGCCGAGCGCCGCAACCTGGCCTACACGTCCTATGCGGATCTGGCGCAGAAGTCCGAGGTCTACGAGCTGGTGCGCGAGGCGGTGGGCCGCGTGAACGCGAGCCTCGCCGAGGACGGCGAGCTGGCGGGGGCGCAGATCCGAAAGTTCCTGCTCCTGCACAAGGAGCTGGACGCCGACGACCAGGAGATCACCCGGACGCGCAAGGTGCGCCGGGGCTTCATCGCCCAGAAGTACGCGGCCCTGATCGAGGGCCTCTACTCCGGAGTGGCCCACGTCAACGTCGAGGCGCAGGTCACCTACGAGGACGGGCGCGTCGGCACCGTCCGCGCCGACGTCCGCATCGCCGACGCCGTCGTGGCGGGCGCCTGA
- a CDS encoding ABC transporter ATP-binding protein — translation MSVARPLADTATALVAVSNVEVIYDHVILVLKGVSLTVPEGGIVALLGANGAGKSTTLKAISGLLRTERGEVTKGSIDLLGAPVQQLDPSEVVRRGIVQVMEGRRVFEHLSVEENLLAGAYTQGGGRAMKQDLEKVYEYFPRLVERRGISAGYISGGEQQMLAIGRALMARPRVMLLDEPSMGLAPMLVAEIYEIVARLNREEKVAVLLAEQNAAMALRVAEYAYVMENGRVVLDGDRRTISENEDIKEFYLGLSGVGQRRSYRDVKSYRRRKRWLS, via the coding sequence ATGAGCGTGGCCCGGCCTCTGGCCGATACCGCCACCGCGCTGGTCGCGGTGAGCAACGTCGAGGTCATCTACGACCACGTGATCCTCGTGTTGAAGGGGGTCTCGCTGACCGTCCCCGAGGGGGGCATCGTCGCCCTCCTCGGGGCCAACGGCGCGGGGAAGAGCACGACCCTCAAGGCGATCTCCGGGCTCCTCCGCACCGAGCGGGGGGAGGTCACCAAGGGAAGCATCGACCTGCTGGGCGCGCCGGTCCAGCAGCTCGACCCATCCGAGGTGGTCCGGCGCGGCATCGTGCAGGTCATGGAGGGCCGCCGCGTCTTCGAGCACCTGAGCGTGGAGGAGAACCTCCTCGCCGGCGCCTACACCCAGGGGGGTGGGCGCGCGATGAAGCAGGATCTCGAAAAGGTGTATGAGTACTTCCCCCGGCTCGTGGAACGGCGCGGGATCAGCGCCGGTTACATTTCCGGGGGCGAGCAGCAGATGCTGGCGATCGGGCGCGCTCTCATGGCGCGTCCCCGGGTCATGCTCCTCGACGAGCCCTCAATGGGGCTGGCGCCTATGCTGGTGGCCGAGATCTACGAGATCGTGGCGCGGCTCAACCGCGAAGAGAAGGTCGCGGTGCTCCTCGCCGAGCAGAACGCGGCGATGGCCCTCCGCGTCGCCGAGTACGCCTACGTCATGGAAAACGGGCGGGTCGTGCTCGACGGCGACCGCCGAACCATCAGCGAGAACGAGGACATCAAGGAGTTCTACTTGGGACTCTCCGGTGTCGGCCAGCGCCGCAGCTATCGGGACGTGAAATCGTACCGGCGTCGGAAGCGGTGGCTCTCGTGA
- a CDS encoding ABC transporter ATP-binding protein gives MRGAVRRAPLLEVDGISVRFGAVQALEGVGLTIGRGEIAAIIGPNGAGKTTLLNVISGFYHPYEGHIRFDGKDRTHLKPYDVAALGIARTFQNVALFKGMSVLDNIMTGRLLKMRGSFLLEGLYWGPAKRQELEHRAFVERIVDFLEIQAIRKTSAGRLPYGLQKRVELARALAAEPAFLLLDEPMAGMNLEEKEDMCRFILGVNDEFGTTIALIEHDMSVVMDISEHVIALDYGRKIADGTPDEVRANSAVIDAYLGVAHA, from the coding sequence ATGCGAGGGGCCGTCCGCCGCGCGCCGCTGCTGGAGGTGGACGGGATCAGCGTGCGCTTCGGCGCCGTGCAGGCGCTGGAGGGCGTGGGCCTCACGATCGGGCGCGGCGAGATCGCCGCCATCATCGGGCCGAACGGGGCGGGGAAGACCACGCTGCTCAACGTGATCAGCGGCTTCTACCATCCCTACGAGGGGCACATCCGCTTCGACGGCAAGGACCGCACCCACCTCAAGCCCTACGACGTGGCCGCGCTGGGCATCGCGCGCACCTTTCAGAACGTGGCGCTCTTCAAGGGCATGAGCGTGCTCGACAACATCATGACGGGCCGCCTGCTGAAGATGCGGGGGAGCTTCCTCCTCGAGGGCCTCTACTGGGGGCCGGCGAAGCGGCAGGAGCTCGAGCATCGGGCCTTCGTCGAGCGCATCGTCGACTTCCTGGAGATCCAGGCCATTCGCAAGACCTCCGCGGGCCGGCTGCCCTACGGCCTGCAGAAGCGCGTGGAGCTCGCGCGCGCCCTCGCCGCCGAGCCGGCCTTCCTCCTTCTCGACGAGCCCATGGCGGGCATGAACCTCGAGGAGAAGGAGGACATGTGCCGCTTCATCCTGGGCGTCAACGACGAGTTCGGGACCACCATCGCGCTCATCGAGCACGACATGAGCGTGGTCATGGACATCTCGGAGCACGTGATCGCCCTCGACTACGGCCGCAAGATCGCCGACGGGACCCCGGACGAGGTGCGCGCGAACTCCGCGGTGATCGATGCGTACCTGGGGGTGGCGCATGCTTAG
- a CDS encoding ABC transporter substrate-binding protein: MKLRTMLVVLVAVALAAGPLAGAVLAQGGSAFIPLLVYRTGPYAPSGIPIANGMSDYLTLVNERDGGVNGVKLAWEECETQYDTKQGVECYERLKGKNALLVNPYSTGITYQLIPKAPVDKVVVFSMGYGMAAAADGRWFPWVFGFPTTYWSQASAVIRYIGAQEGGLEKLKGKKIAHIYHNSPYGKEANPTLEVLAKKYGFDLNLLAVDHPGQEQKSTWLQVRRLNPDWIFMSGWGVMNQVAVKEAAAIGFKMDHFIGNWWSANDSDVVPAGDGARGYKGATFHAPGTNFKVHADIAKFVYDKGKGAGKKEAMGEPLYNRGVVNSMFAVEAIRTAMGKFGNKSLSGEEVRWGFENLNMTDQRLEQLGMKGFTHPVKVACEDHEGNGPVLIQQWDGKKWNIVSDWVQPMRDVVRPMIEEAAIAEGKNLKYTMRDCSKEK, from the coding sequence ATGAAGCTCAGAACCATGCTGGTCGTCCTCGTTGCCGTTGCCCTCGCGGCGGGGCCGCTCGCCGGCGCCGTGCTCGCGCAGGGCGGCAGCGCCTTCATCCCGCTCCTCGTCTATCGCACCGGGCCGTACGCGCCCAGCGGGATCCCCATCGCCAACGGCATGTCCGACTACCTGACGCTCGTCAACGAGCGGGACGGTGGCGTCAACGGCGTGAAGCTCGCCTGGGAGGAGTGCGAGACCCAGTACGACACCAAGCAGGGAGTGGAGTGCTACGAGCGGCTCAAGGGGAAGAACGCCCTGCTCGTCAATCCCTACTCCACCGGCATCACCTATCAGCTCATCCCCAAGGCGCCGGTGGACAAGGTCGTGGTGTTCTCGATGGGCTACGGCATGGCGGCGGCCGCTGACGGACGGTGGTTCCCGTGGGTGTTCGGCTTCCCGACCACGTACTGGAGCCAGGCCTCCGCGGTGATCCGCTACATCGGCGCGCAGGAGGGCGGGCTCGAGAAGCTCAAGGGCAAGAAGATCGCCCACATCTACCACAACAGCCCGTACGGCAAGGAAGCCAACCCCACCCTCGAGGTGCTCGCCAAGAAGTACGGCTTCGACTTGAACCTCCTCGCCGTGGACCATCCCGGCCAGGAGCAGAAGTCCACGTGGCTGCAGGTGCGGCGGCTCAACCCCGACTGGATCTTCATGTCCGGCTGGGGCGTCATGAACCAGGTCGCGGTGAAGGAAGCGGCGGCCATCGGGTTCAAGATGGATCACTTCATCGGGAACTGGTGGTCGGCCAACGACTCCGACGTCGTGCCCGCCGGCGACGGCGCCCGGGGCTACAAGGGCGCCACCTTCCACGCCCCCGGCACCAATTTCAAGGTGCACGCGGACATCGCGAAGTTCGTCTACGACAAGGGCAAGGGCGCGGGCAAGAAGGAAGCGATGGGCGAGCCCCTCTACAACCGCGGTGTCGTCAACTCGATGTTCGCGGTGGAGGCCATCCGGACCGCGATGGGCAAGTTCGGCAACAAGTCGCTTTCGGGCGAGGAAGTGCGCTGGGGCTTCGAGAACCTCAACATGACCGACCAGCGGCTGGAGCAACTGGGGATGAAGGGGTTCACCCACCCGGTGAAAGTGGCCTGCGAGGACCATGAGGGCAACGGGCCGGTGCTCATCCAGCAGTGGGACGGCAAGAAGTGGAACATCGTCTCGGACTGGGTGCAGCCCATGCGCGACGTCGTCCGGCCCATGATCGAGGAGGCCGCGATCGCCGAGGGCAAGAACCTCAAGTACACGATGCGTGACTGTTCGAAGGAGAAGTAG
- a CDS encoding ABC transporter ATP-binding protein, with protein sequence MSAQLEIREVSKSFGGVQAVSGVSLDVQQGELLSVIGPNGAGKTSLLNMISGFYHPDTGRIVLDGADVTELAPSRIAERGVGRTFQNIALFRGMTVLDNLMLGRHVHMKSGVLASVLYWGFAQKEEVVHRRAVEDIIDFLKIQDLRRRPTGSLAYGLQKRVELGRALALRPKVLLLDEPMGGMNQEEKEDMARFILDVNEEWGVTVILIEHDMGVVMDISDRVAVLDMGQKIADGTPDEVRANPRVIKAYLGETKGPRNGGR encoded by the coding sequence GTGAGCGCCCAGCTCGAGATCCGCGAGGTCTCCAAGTCATTCGGCGGCGTGCAGGCCGTCAGCGGCGTGAGCCTCGACGTCCAGCAGGGCGAGCTCCTGTCGGTGATCGGGCCCAACGGGGCAGGGAAGACCTCGCTACTCAACATGATCAGCGGCTTCTATCACCCGGATACTGGCCGCATCGTGCTCGACGGCGCCGACGTCACCGAGCTGGCCCCCAGCCGTATCGCCGAGCGCGGGGTGGGGCGGACCTTCCAGAACATCGCCCTCTTCCGCGGGATGACGGTGCTGGACAACCTCATGCTCGGCCGCCACGTTCATATGAAATCGGGCGTGCTCGCCTCCGTCCTCTACTGGGGCTTCGCCCAGAAGGAAGAGGTCGTCCACCGGCGGGCCGTCGAGGACATCATCGACTTCCTCAAGATCCAGGACCTGCGCCGGCGGCCCACCGGCTCGCTGGCCTACGGTCTCCAGAAGCGTGTGGAGCTGGGACGGGCCCTCGCCCTCCGCCCCAAGGTGCTGCTCCTCGACGAGCCGATGGGCGGCATGAACCAGGAAGAGAAGGAGGACATGGCGCGCTTCATCCTCGACGTCAACGAGGAGTGGGGCGTCACCGTGATCCTCATCGAGCACGACATGGGCGTGGTCATGGACATCTCGGACCGCGTGGCGGTGCTCGACATGGGGCAGAAGATCGCCGACGGCACGCCGGACGAGGTCCGCGCCAATCCGCGCGTCATCAAGGCCTATCTCGGAGAGACCAAGGGTCCGCGAAACGGAGGCCGCTGA
- a CDS encoding branched-chain amino acid ABC transporter permease encodes MLSLLHAVLVAPFLDMASAPAFFVEVLIGGIAAGLMYSLVALGFVLIFKASGVFNFAQGVMVLFAALTLVGLMEKGVPVALALLLTVAVMVALAFGIERVVLRPLVNQAPIILFMATIGLNFFLEGFGEMLWGANVKKLDVGIPDESVKVAGVLINKLEMSAAGTAAVLVGVLAVFFQRTRIGRALRAVADDHEAALSIGIPLKTIWVVVWSVAGLVALATGIMWGAKSGVQFSLSLIALKALPVLILGGFTSVPGAIVGGLIIGTGEKLGEVYWGPLVGGAIENWFAYALALVFLVFRPQGLFGERIIERV; translated from the coding sequence ATGCTTAGCCTCCTCCACGCGGTGCTGGTGGCGCCGTTCCTGGACATGGCGAGCGCGCCCGCGTTCTTCGTGGAGGTGCTGATCGGTGGGATCGCCGCCGGGCTGATGTACTCCCTGGTCGCCCTGGGCTTCGTCCTGATCTTCAAGGCCTCGGGCGTGTTCAACTTCGCCCAGGGCGTCATGGTGCTGTTCGCCGCCCTGACCCTGGTGGGGCTCATGGAGAAGGGCGTGCCGGTGGCGCTGGCCCTCCTGCTGACCGTCGCGGTCATGGTCGCGCTCGCCTTCGGCATCGAGCGCGTGGTGCTGCGCCCGCTCGTCAACCAGGCCCCCATCATCCTGTTCATGGCCACCATCGGGCTCAACTTCTTCCTCGAGGGCTTCGGCGAGATGCTGTGGGGCGCGAACGTGAAGAAGCTCGACGTGGGCATCCCCGACGAATCGGTGAAGGTGGCGGGCGTCCTCATCAACAAGCTCGAGATGTCGGCGGCGGGCACCGCAGCGGTGCTGGTAGGCGTGCTCGCGGTGTTCTTCCAGCGCACGCGCATCGGACGGGCGCTCCGCGCGGTCGCCGACGACCACGAGGCCGCGCTCAGCATTGGCATTCCCCTCAAGACCATCTGGGTGGTGGTCTGGTCGGTGGCGGGGCTGGTTGCCCTCGCCACCGGCATCATGTGGGGCGCGAAGAGCGGCGTACAGTTCAGTCTGTCCCTGATCGCGCTCAAGGCGCTGCCCGTATTGATTCTCGGCGGCTTCACCTCGGTGCCGGGCGCCATCGTGGGCGGGCTCATCATCGGCACCGGCGAGAAGCTCGGCGAGGTGTACTGGGGGCCGCTGGTGGGCGGCGCGATCGAGAACTGGTTCGCCTACGCGCTGGCCCTCGTCTTCCTCGTCTTCCGGCCCCAGGGCCTGTTCGGCGAGCGCATCATCGAGCGAGTGTAG
- a CDS encoding AMP-binding protein yields MADTQPTTLPRLLQRNARELAHRPAIREKDRGIWQTHTWAQYHDEVRDLALGLAALGFQRGEALSVIGDNRPRLYWAQMAAMCLGGRSVPVYQDAIAKELAFVLDHAEVSVVVAEDQEQVDKILALKEQLPKLRLVIYDDPRGMVHYKADWLKSFEDVQALGRERAAKEPKAFDAEVERGRPEDIALICYTSGTTGNPKGAMLTHANVIAVARSFVDVEKIGPGDDYLAYLPMAWVGDALYSMVLSLAVGFCMNCPESPETVQRDLRELGPTALLAPPRIWENMLTGVQVRAADATRLKRRVFEFFRRTAEAAELLRSEGKALPPGLRFKHALGEFFVYRPVRDQLGLARTRWCLTGGAPLGPETFRFFRGFGVNLKQIYGSTETSGLASLQPDGEADPNSAGRPCPGIDVRIGDRGEVLVKSPGIFKGYFKADEATREVIDSEGWFHTGDAGFIDPRGHLVIIDRAKDVGAMQDGTPFAPQFIENKLKYSPFVREAVCFGNGRPFVVAMVAIDMNTVGSWAERNGVAYTSYMDLSQKPEVRELVVGEVAKANATLPPSTQVRRVLLLTKDLEADDAEMTRTRKVRRRFVAEKYAPVVDAFYGGAGEVELSTSITYEDGRQAAVHSRVVIEDVERVPAHV; encoded by the coding sequence ATGGCCGATACGCAGCCCACCACCCTCCCGCGGCTGTTGCAGCGGAACGCCCGCGAGCTCGCCCACCGTCCCGCCATCCGCGAGAAGGATCGCGGCATCTGGCAGACACACACGTGGGCCCAGTATCACGACGAGGTCCGCGACCTTGCTCTGGGCCTCGCCGCGCTCGGCTTCCAGCGTGGCGAGGCTCTCAGCGTGATCGGCGACAATCGCCCGCGGCTCTACTGGGCGCAGATGGCCGCGATGTGCCTGGGCGGCCGCTCGGTACCCGTGTACCAGGACGCAATTGCCAAGGAGCTGGCCTTCGTCCTCGACCACGCCGAGGTGTCGGTGGTGGTGGCGGAGGATCAGGAGCAGGTGGACAAGATCCTCGCCCTGAAGGAGCAACTCCCCAAGCTCCGCCTCGTAATCTACGACGACCCGCGCGGCATGGTGCACTATAAGGCCGACTGGCTGAAGTCGTTCGAGGACGTCCAGGCGCTGGGCCGCGAGCGCGCGGCCAAGGAGCCCAAGGCGTTCGATGCCGAGGTCGAGCGGGGGCGGCCGGAGGACATCGCGCTGATCTGCTACACCTCGGGCACCACCGGCAATCCCAAGGGCGCGATGCTCACCCACGCCAACGTGATCGCGGTGGCGCGCTCCTTCGTCGATGTCGAGAAGATCGGACCCGGGGACGACTACCTCGCCTATTTGCCGATGGCCTGGGTCGGCGATGCCCTCTACAGCATGGTGCTGAGCCTGGCGGTGGGCTTCTGCATGAATTGCCCGGAGAGCCCCGAGACGGTGCAGCGCGACCTCCGCGAGCTGGGCCCCACCGCGCTGCTGGCCCCCCCGCGCATCTGGGAGAACATGCTCACCGGGGTACAGGTGCGCGCGGCCGATGCCACCCGGCTCAAGCGGCGGGTGTTCGAGTTCTTCCGCCGCACCGCCGAGGCCGCCGAGCTCCTCCGGAGCGAGGGCAAGGCCTTGCCGCCGGGCCTCCGATTCAAGCACGCGCTGGGCGAGTTCTTCGTGTACCGGCCGGTGCGGGACCAGCTGGGGCTTGCGCGCACGCGCTGGTGCCTCACCGGCGGCGCCCCGCTGGGGCCGGAGACCTTCCGCTTCTTCCGCGGCTTCGGGGTGAACCTCAAGCAGATCTACGGATCGACGGAAACGTCCGGCCTGGCCTCGCTGCAGCCCGACGGCGAAGCCGATCCCAACAGTGCGGGCCGGCCCTGCCCGGGCATCGACGTCCGGATCGGCGACCGGGGCGAGGTGCTCGTGAAGAGCCCGGGCATCTTCAAAGGCTACTTCAAGGCCGACGAGGCTACGCGCGAGGTCATCGACAGCGAGGGGTGGTTCCACACCGGCGACGCCGGCTTCATCGATCCCCGTGGGCATCTCGTGATCATCGACCGCGCCAAGGACGTGGGCGCTATGCAAGACGGCACGCCCTTCGCGCCCCAGTTCATCGAGAACAAGCTCAAGTACAGCCCCTTCGTCCGCGAGGCGGTGTGCTTCGGGAACGGCCGACCCTTCGTGGTGGCGATGGTGGCCATCGACATGAACACGGTGGGAAGCTGGGCGGAGCGCAATGGGGTCGCCTACACGAGCTACATGGACCTCTCGCAGAAGCCGGAGGTGCGGGAGCTCGTGGTCGGCGAGGTCGCCAAGGCGAACGCGACCCTGCCCCCGTCCACGCAGGTGCGCCGCGTTCTCCTCCTCACCAAGGACCTCGAGGCGGACGACGCCGAGATGACCCGGACCCGTAAGGTA
- a CDS encoding branched-chain amino acid ABC transporter permease, translated as MIYREAGQFKTTYASDQAMFPVVQDRWVVLALLAAAFVLPTALASEYWLQAILIPFLIYALAALGLNILTGYAGQISLGTGGFMAVGGYAAFKLSTAFPNVNILVVFLAAGLVAAGVGLVFGIPSLRIKGFYLAVATLAAQFFLVWLFNKVAWFSNYAPSGTITAPPHTTFGVMVTGPQASAQARYVAALAFAVLFALFAKNLVRGRVGRSWMAIRDRDIAAEIIGVRPLRTKLLAFGISSFYCGVAGAEYVFLYLGSAETLAFDINLSFLVLFMVIIGGLGSILGSFLGAAFIVMVPIFLTNVPHAVGLAMPVALQKQVELMVFGGLIVFFLIVEPQGLARLWQITKEKLRLWPFPH; from the coding sequence GTGATCTACCGCGAAGCCGGGCAGTTCAAGACGACCTACGCGAGCGATCAGGCCATGTTCCCGGTGGTCCAGGACCGCTGGGTCGTGCTCGCCTTGCTCGCCGCCGCCTTCGTGCTCCCGACCGCGCTGGCCAGCGAGTACTGGCTTCAGGCCATCCTGATCCCGTTCCTGATCTATGCGCTCGCCGCGCTCGGACTCAACATCCTCACCGGCTACGCGGGCCAGATCTCCCTCGGTACCGGTGGCTTCATGGCGGTGGGCGGGTACGCCGCGTTCAAGCTCTCCACCGCCTTCCCAAACGTGAACATCCTCGTGGTGTTCCTGGCCGCGGGGCTGGTGGCGGCGGGGGTCGGGCTCGTGTTCGGGATCCCGTCGCTCCGCATCAAGGGCTTCTACCTGGCGGTGGCCACCCTGGCCGCCCAGTTCTTCCTCGTCTGGCTCTTCAACAAGGTGGCGTGGTTCTCCAACTACGCGCCGTCCGGCACCATCACCGCGCCGCCCCACACCACCTTCGGCGTGATGGTGACGGGCCCCCAGGCGTCGGCACAGGCGCGGTACGTGGCGGCACTCGCCTTCGCCGTGCTCTTCGCCCTCTTCGCCAAGAATCTCGTGCGCGGGCGGGTGGGGCGCTCGTGGATGGCCATCCGCGACCGGGACATCGCCGCCGAGATCATCGGGGTGCGGCCTCTGCGCACCAAGCTCCTCGCCTTCGGCATCTCGTCCTTCTACTGCGGGGTGGCGGGGGCCGAGTACGTGTTTCTCTACCTCGGTAGCGCCGAGACCTTGGCGTTCGACATCAACCTCTCGTTCCTCGTGCTGTTCATGGTCATCATCGGCGGCCTGGGGAGCATCCTTGGGTCCTTCCTCGGGGCCGCCTTCATCGTGATGGTGCCGATCTTCCTCACCAACGTGCCGCACGCGGTGGGCCTCGCCATGCCGGTAGCATTGCAGAAGCAGGTCGAGCTGATGGTGTTCGGCGGCCTCATCGTCTTCTTCCTGATCGTGGAGCCGCAGGGGCTCGCGCGGCTCTGGCAGATCACCAAGGAGAAGCTGCGGCTGTGGCCGTTTCCTCATTAA